Proteins co-encoded in one Flavobacterium fluviale genomic window:
- a CDS encoding carbon-nitrogen hydrolase: MPKRKYKISVIQLNLNDVAENNLKKCISWVRDAASQGAEVILLPELYSSHYFCQSEDVDNFALAEPLYSTSFIAFSELAKELGVVIIVPFFEKRMAGIYHNSAYIIDADGTEAGLYRKMHIPDDPHFYEKFYFTPGDLGFQAIETKKGTVGTLICWDQWYPEAARITALKGAEVLFYPTAIGWHPKEKEQYGENQYGAWMNVMKGHAVANGVFVAAANRIGLEQYIEGTEGIQFWGASFIAGPQGEILAQASHDKEEILIAEVDLDLQENVRQNWPFFRDRRIDAFGDITKRAIDK, from the coding sequence ATGCCGAAAAGAAAATATAAAATATCAGTAATTCAGTTAAACCTGAATGATGTTGCTGAAAATAATCTTAAAAAATGTATCAGCTGGGTAAGAGACGCTGCAAGTCAAGGAGCAGAAGTTATTTTACTTCCTGAATTATATAGCAGTCATTATTTCTGCCAAAGCGAAGATGTAGATAATTTTGCATTAGCTGAACCACTTTACAGTACTTCATTTATTGCTTTTAGCGAATTGGCAAAAGAATTAGGAGTGGTAATTATCGTTCCTTTCTTCGAAAAAAGAATGGCTGGAATTTACCACAATAGTGCTTATATTATTGATGCTGATGGAACTGAAGCAGGTCTTTACCGTAAAATGCATATCCCAGACGATCCGCATTTCTATGAGAAATTCTATTTTACGCCAGGTGATTTAGGTTTTCAAGCAATTGAAACTAAAAAAGGAACAGTTGGAACTTTAATCTGCTGGGATCAATGGTATCCAGAAGCTGCACGTATTACAGCTTTAAAAGGAGCGGAGGTTTTATTTTACCCAACTGCAATTGGATGGCATCCTAAGGAAAAAGAACAATACGGAGAAAACCAATATGGAGCTTGGATGAATGTAATGAAAGGTCATGCCGTTGCAAATGGTGTTTTTGTTGCTGCAGCTAACAGAATTGGTTTAGAACAATATATTGAAGGAACAGAAGGAATTCAATTTTGGGGAGCTTCTTTTATTGCTGGGCCTCAAGGTGAAATTTTAGCTCAAGCTTCTCATGACAAAGAAGAAATCTTAATTGCAGAAGTTGATTTGGATTTACAAGAAAATGTTCGTCAAAACTGGCCGTTCTTTAGAGATAGAAGAATTGATGCTTTTGGAGATATTACTAAAAGAGCAATTGATAAATAA
- a CDS encoding OmpA family protein, with product MKKKLVSVSLLLLSFAAGAQNMAPTSTTPSVDQEYNKWSIELNGGVNKPTRTMTPGYTTESANFFHGDLGVRYMFNPKFGLKLDVGYDQFKEKKDTPDFESRYVRASLQGVVNVGRALNFETWTNTIGLLAHGGFGVSQISTETGFGGQDYMAHGIAGLTGQIKLSNRVALTGDLTGIVNGRQNWNFDGMGNTTTGSFDGVLLNASVGLTFYLGKNEKHADWVGEEDRIGELEKRVDLIETGLIDSDKDGVADLYDLEPNSIAGVAVNTKGQSIDTNQNGVPDELESYLDKTYEKKGSGTATNNTVEELINGGYVNVYFDFNSSKPTNASLSGVDFLVKYLKNNPGKSADIIGYSDEIGSSNYNTELSRKRAEAVKKVAVNAGIDASRLNVIANGEDTSVNKNSKEARQIVRRVTFQVK from the coding sequence ATGAAAAAGAAATTAGTATCAGTATCCTTATTATTACTATCCTTTGCGGCAGGCGCACAAAATATGGCTCCGACTTCTACAACACCGAGCGTAGATCAAGAATACAACAAATGGTCTATCGAACTTAACGGTGGTGTTAACAAACCTACGAGAACAATGACTCCAGGTTACACTACAGAATCTGCAAATTTTTTCCACGGAGATTTAGGTGTTAGATATATGTTTAATCCTAAGTTTGGTTTGAAATTAGATGTTGGATACGATCAATTTAAAGAGAAAAAAGATACTCCAGATTTTGAAAGCCGCTACGTAAGAGCAAGTTTACAAGGAGTTGTGAATGTTGGACGTGCATTAAATTTTGAAACTTGGACAAATACAATTGGTCTTTTGGCTCATGGTGGTTTTGGAGTTTCTCAAATTAGTACAGAAACAGGATTTGGAGGTCAAGATTACATGGCTCACGGAATCGCTGGTTTAACTGGACAAATCAAATTAAGCAACAGAGTTGCATTGACTGGAGATCTTACAGGAATTGTTAATGGAAGACAAAACTGGAACTTCGACGGAATGGGTAATACAACAACTGGATCTTTTGACGGTGTTTTATTAAATGCTTCTGTTGGTTTAACTTTCTACCTAGGTAAAAATGAAAAACATGCTGACTGGGTTGGCGAAGAGGATAGAATTGGTGAATTGGAAAAAAGAGTGGACTTAATCGAAACTGGTCTTATCGATTCAGACAAAGATGGAGTTGCTGATTTATACGATTTAGAACCAAATTCAATTGCAGGAGTAGCTGTTAATACAAAAGGACAATCTATTGATACAAATCAAAATGGTGTGCCGGATGAATTAGAAAGCTATTTAGATAAAACTTACGAAAAGAAAGGAAGTGGAACTGCTACAAACAATACTGTTGAAGAGTTAATCAACGGAGGTTATGTAAACGTTTATTTCGATTTCAATTCGTCTAAACCAACAAACGCTTCTTTATCTGGTGTTGATTTCTTAGTGAAATACTTGAAAAACAATCCAGGAAAATCTGCAGATATCATTGGTTATTCTGACGAAATTGGAAGTTCAAACTACAACACAGAATTATCTAGAAAAAGAGCTGAGGCTGTTAAAAAAGTAGCTGTTAACGCTGGAATCGATGCTTCAAGATTAAATGTAATTGCTAACGGAGAAGATACTTCTGTTAACAAAAATTCTAAAGAAGCACGTCAAATCGTGAGAAGAGTTACTTTCCAAGTAAAATAA
- a CDS encoding choice-of-anchor I family protein, with the protein MKKLSISLLTALLIMAGCNNDENTNNEPEVVVNENPAAFKEIGSITIGGEAAAEISAYCEKTKRLFTVNNSGVNQIDIIDITDPTKPTKIGKIDLTSYEGAANSVSVFDGKLAVALESTANKQGNGKVVVFNTSDYSLIKQVTVGALPDMITFSPDGKYIMTANEGEPNTDYSQDPNGTISIIETSTYNVTTLDFASFSGQAATLTKDGFRISKSAKSFAQDIEPEYITISDDSKTAWVTLQENNGVAKVDLTSKTITAIYPLGFKDFNTAENAIDVSDSDDKIAFNPWKVKGMFMPDAISHFSANNVPYFVTANEGDAREYTANTDIKRMKSLKLDASVFPDAATLKLDTNLGRLNLIADMGDTDGDGDLDEMISFGARSFSIWNGNTGKIVYDSKNDLDKKANELGTYDDKRSDDKGSEPEAVYVAKMGNQNILFVGLERSDAFMTYDVTNPNAPQYLQTVKTGDAPEGLLFIPASKSPTKRSLLVVSSEGDGTVKIYQPDLK; encoded by the coding sequence ATGAAAAAATTATCTATTTCTTTACTTACAGCGCTTTTAATAATGGCCGGCTGTAATAATGACGAGAACACAAACAACGAACCTGAGGTTGTGGTAAACGAGAACCCTGCAGCTTTTAAAGAAATTGGCTCTATTACTATTGGCGGTGAAGCTGCTGCTGAAATTTCTGCTTACTGCGAAAAGACAAAAAGATTGTTTACGGTAAACAACAGTGGTGTAAACCAAATTGACATTATTGATATTACAGATCCAACAAAACCGACAAAAATTGGAAAAATTGATTTAACATCTTATGAAGGAGCTGCAAACAGTGTTTCTGTTTTTGACGGAAAATTAGCTGTTGCTTTAGAATCTACAGCAAATAAACAAGGAAATGGTAAAGTTGTTGTTTTTAATACTTCAGATTACAGTTTAATCAAACAAGTTACAGTTGGAGCTTTGCCAGACATGATTACTTTTTCTCCAGACGGAAAATATATTATGACTGCTAATGAAGGGGAACCAAATACAGATTATTCTCAAGATCCTAACGGAACGATTTCTATCATCGAAACTAGCACTTATAATGTAACAACTTTAGATTTCGCTTCTTTCAGCGGTCAAGCTGCAACATTAACAAAAGACGGATTTAGAATTTCAAAATCGGCTAAGAGCTTCGCTCAAGATATTGAACCAGAATATATCACAATTTCTGATGATTCTAAAACTGCCTGGGTTACCTTACAAGAAAACAATGGTGTTGCAAAAGTTGATTTAACTTCAAAAACTATAACTGCTATTTATCCTTTAGGTTTTAAAGATTTCAATACTGCCGAAAATGCAATTGATGTAAGCGACAGCGACGATAAAATTGCTTTTAATCCATGGAAAGTAAAAGGAATGTTTATGCCAGATGCTATTAGTCATTTTTCTGCTAATAATGTTCCCTATTTTGTTACTGCAAATGAAGGTGACGCAAGAGAATATACTGCCAATACAGATATTAAACGTATGAAAAGTTTAAAACTTGATGCTTCGGTTTTCCCTGATGCCGCTACTTTAAAACTAGATACTAATTTAGGAAGATTAAATCTTATTGCTGATATGGGCGATACAGATGGTGACGGGGATTTAGATGAAATGATAAGCTTTGGCGCAAGATCATTCTCTATTTGGAACGGAAACACTGGAAAAATCGTTTATGACAGTAAAAATGATTTGGATAAAAAAGCTAATGAGCTGGGAACCTACGATGACAAACGAAGCGACGATAAAGGTTCTGAACCAGAAGCTGTTTATGTCGCAAAAATGGGAAATCAAAATATTTTGTTTGTTGGACTTGAGAGATCTGATGCATTTATGACTTATGATGTAACTAATCCTAACGCCCCGCAATATTTGCAAACGGTAAAAACAGGAGATGCCCCTGAAGGATTATTATTTATTCCAGCATCGAAAAGTCCTACAAAAAGAAGCTTACTTGTAGTTAGCAGCGAAGGCGATGGAACAGTTAAAATTTACCAGCCAGATCTAAAATAA
- a CDS encoding agmatine deiminase family protein: MSTNNRRFPAEWEKQQGIVLCFPHNGNDWPGKYEAVQWAFVEFIKKVAAFETVFLVVADEKLKEKVAEMLERARVNLQNVSFIIHKTNRSWMRDSGPIIVKNGPKREALNFNFNGWAKYKNYQLDKFVPGKVADFIDVPLTQVTYKGKPVIVEGGAIDVNGRGTLLTSEECLMHPTIQVRNPGFTKEDYEAVFKEYLGVTNVIWLGDGIEGDDTHGHIDDLCRFVNEDTIVTIVETDKNDSNYKPLQDNLKRLQNAKLENGKSPVIVALPMPKRVDFEDLRLPASYANFLILNNCVLVPTFNDSNDRVALNILSECFPDREVIGISCIDFIWGFGTLHCLSQQIPL, from the coding sequence ATGTCAACAAATAATAGAAGATTTCCAGCAGAGTGGGAAAAGCAGCAAGGAATTGTATTATGTTTTCCGCATAATGGCAATGACTGGCCGGGAAAATATGAAGCTGTTCAATGGGCTTTTGTAGAATTCATTAAAAAAGTAGCCGCTTTTGAAACCGTTTTTTTGGTCGTAGCCGATGAAAAGCTAAAAGAAAAAGTTGCCGAAATGCTTGAAAGAGCTCGTGTTAATCTTCAAAATGTTTCTTTTATAATTCATAAAACCAACAGAAGCTGGATGCGTGATTCAGGACCAATTATCGTAAAAAATGGTCCTAAAAGAGAAGCTTTAAATTTCAATTTCAACGGTTGGGCAAAATATAAAAACTATCAGCTGGATAAATTTGTTCCAGGTAAAGTTGCTGATTTTATTGATGTTCCATTAACTCAGGTTACTTACAAAGGAAAACCAGTAATTGTAGAAGGAGGAGCTATTGATGTAAACGGAAGAGGAACTCTATTGACTTCTGAAGAATGCTTAATGCATCCAACAATCCAAGTTAGAAATCCTGGCTTTACTAAAGAAGATTACGAAGCAGTTTTTAAAGAATATCTCGGAGTTACCAATGTAATATGGCTTGGAGACGGAATAGAAGGTGACGATACACATGGACATATAGATGATTTATGCCGATTTGTAAACGAGGACACAATCGTCACTATAGTAGAAACAGATAAAAATGATTCTAACTATAAACCTTTGCAAGATAACTTAAAACGTCTGCAAAATGCAAAATTAGAAAACGGAAAATCACCAGTTATTGTAGCATTACCAATGCCAAAACGTGTTGATTTTGAAGATTTAAGACTGCCTGCGAGTTACGCTAATTTCTTGATCCTGAATAATTGCGTTTTAGTTCCAACGTTTAACGACAGCAACGATCGTGTAGCTTTGAATATACTTTCGGAATGTTTTCCAGACAGAGAAGTAATCGGAATCAGCTGTATCGATTTTATCTGGGGATTTGGAACTTTACATTGCTTAAGTCAGCAGATTCCTTTATAG
- the fahA gene encoding fumarylacetoacetase, translating to MPITANDTSRKSWLEVPENSDFPIQNIPFGVFLTKENVVTVGTRIGDYAIDLGALQQLNYFEGIDLTDDMFMQDTLNDFISDGKKTWRLVRNRIADIFDENNPQLRDSTKHRDIVIFKIEDVEMQLPVLIGDYTDFYSSKEHATNVGKMFRDPENALLPNWLHIPVGYHGRSSTIVPSGIPVHRPMGQTLPAGEKYPVFGPSRLVDFELETAFITTDVNVMGENIPTYEAEDYIFGMVLLNDWSARDIQKWEYVPLGPFLAKNFATSISPWIVTMDALEPFRTKGPKQDPSPLPYLQTKGKKAFDIHLEVSLKPEDQEETVISRSNFKYLYWSMSQQLAHHTSNGCRVNSGDMMGSGTISGPTPDSFGSMLELTWGGKNPLKLNDGSERKFIEDNDTVIIRGFCENAEVRIGFGEVCSQLLPPFIRP from the coding sequence ATGCCTATAACCGCCAACGACACCAGTAGAAAATCATGGTTAGAAGTGCCAGAAAATAGCGACTTCCCAATTCAGAATATTCCTTTTGGCGTGTTTCTTACCAAAGAAAATGTCGTTACAGTAGGAACAAGAATCGGCGACTACGCTATAGATTTAGGGGCTTTACAACAATTAAACTATTTTGAAGGAATAGATTTAACCGATGATATGTTTATGCAGGATACGCTGAATGATTTTATTTCTGACGGAAAAAAAACATGGCGTCTAGTGCGAAATCGCATCGCAGATATTTTCGACGAAAACAATCCACAGCTAAGAGATTCAACAAAACACCGAGATATTGTTATATTTAAAATCGAAGATGTAGAGATGCAATTACCAGTTTTAATTGGTGATTATACTGATTTCTACTCTAGTAAAGAACATGCTACAAACGTAGGAAAAATGTTCCGCGATCCAGAAAATGCTTTATTGCCAAACTGGCTTCATATTCCAGTTGGATATCACGGAAGAAGTTCTACGATTGTCCCATCAGGAATTCCTGTACACAGACCAATGGGACAAACACTGCCGGCTGGAGAAAAATATCCAGTTTTTGGTCCGTCTCGTTTAGTAGATTTTGAGCTTGAAACTGCTTTTATTACTACAGATGTAAATGTAATGGGAGAAAATATCCCCACTTACGAAGCTGAGGATTATATTTTCGGAATGGTTTTACTAAACGACTGGAGCGCACGTGACATTCAGAAATGGGAGTATGTACCGCTTGGGCCATTCTTGGCTAAAAACTTTGCAACTTCTATTTCTCCATGGATTGTTACTATGGACGCTTTAGAACCTTTTAGAACAAAGGGACCTAAACAAGATCCATCACCGCTTCCTTATTTACAGACTAAAGGTAAAAAGGCTTTTGATATCCATTTAGAAGTATCTCTAAAACCTGAAGATCAAGAAGAAACTGTTATTTCAAGATCAAATTTCAAATATTTATACTGGTCAATGAGTCAGCAGCTGGCGCACCACACGTCTAACGGATGCCGAGTAAATTCTGGTGACATGATGGGCTCTGGAACGATTTCTGGACCAACTCCTGATAGTTTTGGTTCTATGTTGGAATTAACATGGGGCGGCAAAAATCCGTTGAAATTAAATGACGGAAGTGAGCGTAAATTTATTGAAGACAATGATACTGTAATCATTAGAGGTTTCTGCGAAAATGCAGAAGTGAGAATTGGCTTCGGAGAAGTTTGCAGTCAGCTTTTACCTCCATTTATCAGACCATGA
- the glyA gene encoding serine hydroxymethyltransferase, which translates to MQRDEQIFDLIQEEKERQIHGLELIASENFVSDEVMQAAGSVLTNKYAEGYPGKRYYGGCEVVDVIEQIAIDRAKELFGAEYANVQPHSGSQANTAVYHACLNPGDTILGFDLSHGGHLTHGSPVNFSGRLYRPVFYGVDAETGRLDYDKIQEIATKEQPKLIIAGASAYSRDMDFARFRQIADSVGAILFADISHPAGLIAKGLLSDPIPHCHIVSTTTHKTLRGPRGGLILMGKDFENPQGLKTPKGEIRMMSSLLDLAVFPGNQGGPLMHIIAAKAVAFGEALKDEFFTYAMQLQKNANAMADAFVKRGYNIISGGTDNHMMLIDLRNKNISGKEAENALVKAEITVNKNMVPFDDKSPFITSGIRVGTAAITTRGLVEKDMETIVALIDKVLTDHTNEDLIEEVAEEVNELMSERPIFAY; encoded by the coding sequence ATGCAACGCGACGAACAAATTTTTGATCTTATCCAAGAGGAGAAAGAAAGACAAATTCACGGACTAGAACTTATCGCTTCAGAAAATTTTGTAAGTGATGAAGTAATGCAGGCAGCTGGGTCTGTTTTAACTAATAAATATGCAGAGGGTTATCCTGGTAAAAGATACTACGGCGGTTGTGAAGTAGTTGACGTTATTGAGCAGATTGCTATTGACAGAGCCAAAGAATTATTTGGAGCTGAATATGCAAACGTACAGCCTCATTCTGGTTCTCAGGCAAATACTGCTGTTTACCATGCGTGTCTAAATCCTGGTGATACTATTCTAGGTTTCGATTTATCTCACGGAGGTCACTTAACTCACGGTTCTCCTGTAAACTTCTCAGGTCGTTTATACCGTCCTGTTTTTTACGGAGTAGATGCTGAGACTGGTCGTTTAGATTATGATAAAATTCAAGAAATTGCAACAAAAGAACAGCCAAAATTAATTATCGCTGGAGCTTCGGCTTATTCTCGTGATATGGATTTTGCTCGTTTCAGACAAATTGCTGACAGCGTAGGAGCAATCTTATTTGCTGATATTTCTCACCCAGCAGGTCTTATTGCAAAAGGATTATTAAGCGATCCAATTCCACATTGTCATATTGTTTCTACAACAACTCACAAAACATTACGTGGGCCACGCGGAGGTTTGATCTTAATGGGGAAAGATTTTGAAAACCCACAAGGGTTAAAAACTCCAAAAGGAGAAATCAGAATGATGTCTTCATTGTTAGATTTAGCTGTTTTCCCAGGAAACCAAGGTGGACCTTTAATGCATATTATTGCTGCTAAAGCGGTTGCTTTTGGTGAAGCGCTTAAAGATGAGTTCTTTACTTACGCAATGCAATTACAAAAAAATGCAAATGCAATGGCTGATGCTTTCGTAAAAAGAGGTTATAATATTATCTCTGGCGGAACAGATAACCATATGATGCTTATTGACTTAAGAAATAAAAATATTTCTGGTAAAGAAGCTGAAAACGCATTAGTAAAAGCAGAAATTACAGTAAATAAAAACATGGTTCCTTTTGACGATAAATCTCCATTTATCACTTCTGGAATTCGTGTTGGAACAGCTGCAATCACAACTCGTGGTTTAGTTGAAAAAGATATGGAAACTATTGTAGCGCTTATCGATAAAGTTCTTACTGATCATACAAACGAGGATCTTATCGAAGAAGTTGCTGAAGAAGTAAACGAATTAATGAGCGAAAGACCAATTTTTGCATATTAA
- the miaE gene encoding tRNA-(ms[2]io[6]A)-hydroxylase: MGVLRLQLPTDPRWVNIVEKNIEEILTDHAWCEQKAATNAITIITNNSEHQDLVQDLLALAKEEIDHFEQVHNIIIKRGLKLGRERKDDYVNELYQYMKRSGDGSRVSGLVERLLFSAMIEARSCERFKVLSENIKDEELAVFYRELMESEAGHYTTFITYARKYGKGIDVEKRWREWLEFEESIITNYGKGETIHG, from the coding sequence ATGGGCGTACTAAGATTACAACTGCCAACTGACCCAAGATGGGTAAATATTGTTGAGAAAAACATAGAAGAAATCTTGACAGATCACGCGTGGTGCGAGCAGAAAGCAGCAACAAACGCGATTACAATTATTACAAACAATTCTGAACATCAAGATCTTGTTCAGGATTTATTGGCTTTAGCCAAAGAAGAAATCGATCATTTTGAACAGGTTCATAATATCATTATCAAAAGAGGATTAAAACTTGGTCGTGAGCGTAAAGATGATTACGTAAACGAATTATATCAATACATGAAAAGAAGCGGTGACGGAAGCCGTGTTTCTGGATTGGTAGAAAGATTATTATTCTCAGCAATGATCGAAGCTAGAAGCTGTGAACGTTTCAAAGTTCTTTCTGAGAATATTAAAGATGAAGAACTTGCGGTTTTCTATAGAGAATTAATGGAAAGCGAAGCCGGACATTATACAACTTTCATCACATACGCCCGTAAATACGGAAAAGGAATCGATGTTGAAAAACGCTGGAGAGAATGGCTGGAATTTGAAGAATCTATCATTACCAATTACGGAAAGGGAGAGACGATACACGGGTAG
- a CDS encoding GMP reductase — MRIEMDLKLGFKDVMFRPKRSTLKSRSEVSLEQNFKFLHSTASWTGIPIMGANMDTVGTFEIAKVLAGEKLFTAIHKHYSLQEWNEFLKNVNPDFYDYIAVSTGTGKEDFEKIGKVITANPLLKFICIDVANGYSEHFVQFLKKTRKQYLDKIIIAGNVVTGEMTEELLLAGADIVKVGIGPGSVCTTRVKTGVGYPQLSAIIECADAAHGLGGHIISDGGCTTPGDVAKAFGAGADFVMLGGMLAGHSESGGELIEVKGEKFKQFYGMSSKTAMDKHAGGVAEYRASEGKTVQVPFKGDVIHTVLDILGGIRSTCTYVGASRLKELTKRTTFIRVSEQENQVFTK, encoded by the coding sequence ATGAGAATAGAAATGGATTTAAAGCTAGGCTTTAAAGATGTAATGTTTAGACCTAAAAGATCAACGCTCAAAAGCCGTTCTGAAGTTTCTTTAGAGCAAAATTTCAAGTTTTTGCACAGCACAGCATCTTGGACAGGAATTCCGATCATGGGTGCCAATATGGATACCGTTGGAACTTTTGAAATAGCGAAAGTCTTAGCAGGAGAAAAGCTATTTACTGCAATTCATAAACACTATTCTCTGCAAGAATGGAATGAATTTTTGAAAAACGTAAATCCAGATTTCTACGATTATATTGCTGTAAGCACAGGAACAGGAAAAGAAGATTTTGAAAAGATTGGAAAAGTAATAACAGCTAATCCGTTACTGAAATTTATTTGCATCGATGTTGCAAACGGTTACTCGGAACATTTTGTTCAGTTTTTAAAGAAAACCCGTAAACAATATCTAGATAAAATCATTATTGCAGGAAATGTAGTGACGGGAGAAATGACCGAGGAACTACTTTTGGCAGGAGCTGATATTGTAAAAGTTGGAATTGGACCTGGTTCTGTTTGTACAACTCGTGTCAAAACTGGTGTTGGATACCCACAGTTATCGGCAATTATTGAATGTGCAGATGCGGCCCACGGTTTAGGCGGACATATTATCAGCGATGGCGGATGCACGACTCCCGGCGATGTTGCCAAAGCTTTTGGTGCTGGTGCTGACTTTGTAATGTTAGGAGGAATGCTTGCAGGACATAGTGAAAGCGGCGGAGAACTGATCGAAGTAAAAGGTGAAAAGTTCAAACAATTTTACGGAATGAGCTCTAAAACTGCAATGGATAAACATGCTGGTGGTGTAGCAGAATATAGAGCGAGTGAAGGAAAAACAGTTCAGGTTCCGTTTAAAGGAGACGTTATTCATACTGTTTTAGATATATTGGGAGGAATAAGAAGTACCTGTACTTACGTAGGAGCTTCAAGATTAAAAGAATTGACCAAACGAACGACTTTCATCCGCGTAAGCGAGCAAGAAAATCAAGTTTTTACAAAATAA
- a CDS encoding GNAT family N-acetyltransferase has protein sequence MITITEAFVEDIAKIQEIANITWPITYGEILTKEQLDYMLDLIYSDEALSKQIQNKEQLFYLISDSESVIGFIGIEHNYKSEAITKIHKIYLLPETQGKGYGKIVFEEIGKMALENNSNELLLNVNRFNTALNFYKKLGFEIKETVDIEIGNGYLMEDYVMGKLI, from the coding sequence ATGATTACAATTACCGAAGCATTTGTTGAAGATATAGCGAAAATTCAAGAGATTGCAAATATAACTTGGCCAATTACTTATGGCGAAATTCTAACAAAAGAGCAGTTGGATTATATGCTTGATTTGATTTATTCTGATGAAGCATTATCAAAACAAATCCAGAATAAAGAGCAATTGTTTTATTTAATTTCAGATTCAGAATCCGTAATTGGTTTTATTGGAATTGAGCATAATTATAAAAGCGAAGCGATTACCAAAATTCATAAAATCTATCTTCTACCAGAAACGCAAGGAAAAGGTTATGGTAAAATTGTTTTTGAAGAAATTGGAAAAATGGCTTTAGAAAATAATTCTAATGAACTTTTATTAAATGTAAACCGATTTAATACGGCGTTGAATTTCTATAAAAAACTAGGTTTCGAAATCAAAGAAACGGTTGATATAGAAATTGGAAATGGATATTTAATGGAGGATTATGTGATGGGGAAATTAATATAG
- a CDS encoding pentapeptide repeat-containing protein, giving the protein MKKESEYFLDKEYNTIIYAKDDLNFKDFECCVFNNCNFSACTFLAVTFIDCVFNDCIFTEAKINYVAFRTVTFNHCEIKDVNFAMCDKLIFEVRFNDCILDFSKFYTLKLKGTPFTNCSLIAVDFMAADLTSVIFDNCDLYRAEFNKAIANKADFKTSYNYTIDPSKTKLKKAVFSLKEVKGLLFKHDVIVS; this is encoded by the coding sequence TTGAAAAAAGAAAGCGAATATTTTCTTGATAAAGAATACAATACGATTATTTACGCCAAAGACGATCTTAATTTTAAGGATTTTGAATGCTGTGTTTTTAATAATTGTAACTTCTCTGCTTGCACTTTTCTAGCAGTAACTTTTATTGACTGCGTTTTTAACGACTGCATTTTTACTGAAGCCAAAATTAATTACGTTGCCTTTAGAACCGTAACTTTCAATCACTGCGAAATTAAAGATGTCAATTTTGCGATGTGCGATAAATTAATTTTTGAAGTTCGCTTTAATGACTGCATTTTGGATTTCTCGAAATTCTACACTTTAAAACTAAAAGGAACTCCATTTACCAATTGCAGTTTAATTGCTGTCGATTTTATGGCTGCAGATCTAACTAGCGTAATTTTTGACAATTGCGATTTGTACCGCGCTGAATTCAACAAAGCAATCGCCAACAAAGCAGATTTTAAAACAAGCTATAATTATACGATTGATCCATCAAAAACGAAACTGAAAAAAGCTGTTTTTTCTTTGAAAGAAGTTAAAGGGTTATTGTTTAAACATGATGTGATTGTGAGTTGA